TCCCCTATCATTATTCTACAGTTGTAAACTTTCttaaaatcttatttgattagaTTAACTGTGCCAAATGCGAAGCATGAAGTTCCTTGAGGCATGTTCTCTTGACATTAATTAAATTCCTCCAGGCATGACTTCAaacattttagggttttctcaccTGATTTTGATGACAGGGCACCCGTTAATGACATTTATGTGTTAAAATAGTGTTGAAATTTAGCAACGAACTATGTACAAATCTATCCCAGTCATTTCGAATTCTTATAACCATTCCATGAACTTCCCTATCTTTCTCATTGGCTAAAACATTAACATAAGCTCAAACAAAATGTGTAGATATCTACTTGCCCATTTTTCTTAACACTTGTAATTTTATTGATTGAAATAGCGAGAAAAGGAGTTTCTGATGAACCTTCATCTTGTTATAGAGAAGGAAGGGTGAAGGCGAACGGTGTTACTTTGTTTGAAAGGGTGGTTTGCAAGGATGATTTCAAAGAAGAGTGTTCGCAGTTGGGGAAggattcagagagagagagaggcttggAACCTGCATGATAACCATTATGTTTGTGTTTCTCAATCTTTTTGTATCtaggggagaaaaaaataataataataaaaaaaaaaaaattttgtttactAATGTTggttcattttttgttcttgggaATGAACCGGGACCAAAAAGGTTGttgggaaataaaataaaaaaaaaaacgtctTTTATGAATCTCTATCCCAAAAATAAGATGGAGAAATAGGGGGGTGCTCACTTGCTCTTTAAtagtacataaaaaatttgatgaacaaaaaagtaattttctattaaaaataaaCATCTTCAATGCAACTTCAACCACCACCCCGTCACCTCCTTCATCGCCAATACCACCATCCCCACCACCGCCGCACCaacacaccaccaccaccactaccaaaACCGCCACCTCCCACTAGAATGGAGTTTGCCATTACCAATTTCATTCCAAATTAACCTTAGATAAGGGTATGATTTTCTTGTAATTCTATttcacaacccttgatgccatGTCCGCATCCTCATTGAACCTCGTGCTAATGTAGAGTCCGGCGACCAGGGAGTGGTCATTCTCCAAAAATTATATATGTAGAAGAGCTATGATCTCTTAGTATGTTGTAGATCACCCATCTCAAAATTTCATCATATGAtcttctggatttttttttttttgcaaaaattaatgaaaaataagtttttaacatattttatggcaaatttaaattttcagtaaaaaattattaaaaaatatagaaataaaattttaagttcACCTCTCAGTatgttgtagattttttttttttttttttttttgtcttaagtagaattttacataaaaataataatttaccAGTGTCAATTTGGGACTGAACTCGGGAATCGTTCAGAATTGACCCTTCTAAAACCCAGAATCAACCCGGCCCTTAGTAATGGGATTGTTCACTGACCCTGTCAGCCCATAACTTTTTGCCATTTTAAGGACGGGCTGACCTTGATTGATCCTAATTGCGCTTGTAATTTGTCATTTGTGTCCCCCCATATGCACCAAGAAAAAGGagaataaaacataaaaaaaaattactcagTCATTTTTTGTTGACCCTATTACAataaatcaagaaaacaaaaacccatGAAAGAGAATGAGTGGTGTAGATAGattaaaaaataaggaagaaagagCTACCTATTGGTACAGCCACATGCCTAGACACAGGGGTGCAAGAAGACCGTGCTTCCCCTGCATTGAAAATGTTCTCACCAGCCCTCCATTGGCCGCACACCCTGGTGTGTACTTATGCCAACAGGTTGGGCTCCCTTGCACAAAAAATAATTAGTGCGGATGGCATTGGTGGATTATAAAATGACGAGTGTGGTGGGTGGTATGTATATGtatttataatatatttatgGGGAAAAAAAGAGCGGCATTTGAAAGCATGTACCTGTGCCAAGACACAACGAGTATTAAAAGATCATGTTGCCCAGCATTAATGATGCTCAGACATGCACTCTCATTTGCCAATGGCCTTGTTGTATATGTGCGCTCTCGAGTAGCGTTCTCTTGCTCTTTATTTATATACATTATACATAGGGTTGAGCTGGGCTAGGCTGGGCCAACCCAACCTCAGATGTGAAAATACCAGCTCAGGCCCGCCTTGTGGTCTGAAAAGCTCAGCCCAAGCCCTATATTGGATCATGGAGGGCTAGGGTTGGCTCGGGTTGACTGTGTCAAATTGACACCACTAGTTTGGAGAGCTAATTTTGACACCGACTATTAGATGGAACAAGACAATTTTGGGATAGGTTTTCCAATGGGTCTAAAACTGAAAGATCATAAAGGAGCCGGCTGGAACCAAAAACTCTAGGACCGGTTAAAACACATACACTTTTAAATAGACCCTAAATACACCAATTCCTCGCTTTAACAGCTAGAAATTTAAATGTCTATCCATTTTACTTATGAGAGAAAGAACTCCATCAATCTGATGGAGGTAACACAAATGCGtaaggccaatgggagggcgtACAAGATGGGGCGGGGGGGAGTGTATACCTGTGTCTACGTACATGCAAACACCAGACTGCTggtagggttctttttccctttatttaggATACAATTCTGATCCGATTCAAAGTGGTGGAAATTAAGATAGGATATCACTGATTCTCTGATCTCGAGGTGAATCATCCGATTTCTAATCGATTCAATGATTTACCACGAAGATCCGTAGTaaaattggtttaaaaaatagaaatcgGATTGTTTTATGGGCGATTGGAACAAGATTGATCATGATGAACCCCGATTTATCAGAGAATAAAAACCAATCAATTGCAATTAGGCTATGCTTGGTAACGTTTAGtatcaaaaacggaaattttaGATTCTGTTtcaaaatgtctttttttttaaacaaaactggaacgacggaactaccttttattgttttgtcaattttcgtttctaattttttttttttctttcactttttgttcgggaaaaaaaaaaaaaaaacaaaacacatcATAAACGCATCAAACACTTTATTTCGTTTTTTCGTTCTCATAGaacaaaaaactccaaaaatgtttttttaaaaCGTTACCGAACGTAGCCTAGATGATAAAAAATGGAGAATATCAGATATCTACTTCCCTAACTTTGTTGGGTCGGTTGGTTGGTTGGTAACGCTTTCAACTTGCTTTATGGGTTTCATACTTAacacgggttgaaatcgtctgcaattccaatctcgtACAATTACGTGAAACACCCTCTAAtattcagggggtgacacgtgtattgatactaatgcaatggtccagatctggtacaactaataaaaccttaaatcatttaaatcagatctggaccattgcattggtatcaatacacgtgtcatcccCTGAAGGGGGTATTTcatgaaattgtacgagatcggaattgcagacgatttttttccaacaCCCTCTAAtattcagggggtgacacgtgtattgatactaatgcaatggtccagatctggtacaactaataaaaccttaaatcatttaaatcagatctggaccattgcattggtatcaatacacgtgtcatcccCTGAAGGgggtatttcacgaaattatacgagatcggaattgcagacgatttttttcaaACACCCTCTAATATTAAAGGACGTGATGGCAGGGAATGGCTAGGGTCAGTGAACTCACGGTCCTACACATCTTATTTTCAAATCCTTAACAGTGATGTCCAGTTGCAAAACCAAATTGGTAGAAGCCTAAGGTCTCGCACAAGTGCTATGGCAGTGGCAGTCATCGGTCTTCTTACAGTCATGAAGTGGTCTGAAGTCTCTGAAGGTGGAAAAGAGGATGAGGATGTGGGACAATCTCTGTTTCTTTAATTTGTTGAGGGCTCTTGAAGAAGAAGCCATCATTGTTTTCATCTAAAcgaatggaggaagaagactgGAAGAACCACACCTACCATTAGCTTGttagcattaaaaaaataaaaataaaaatgaaatcaaaaagTCAAAGATGAGAGATGGATAAATGgagattcccttcacccacTACTTAAATCGATTTGATCATAAAGATAAAATGGACCTTTCCATTTCAACCACTAGTAGCAAACTGACACCATCAGGTTTTTTGGAGTTTCAAGTAAATTTGTCAATAATTTGGGTTGTCAAGCAACCTGGACAAAGTACAGGGAGTATATAAGTAATTATCATAATATTTAAtgaataataatatattaagaAGGCTTattaaaattggaaaataaaaaataacacttaatATAAGAGAAGATCattagaaatgaaaaataacaatacttagggccgtttgataatgtttctgtagTTTATGtgtcaagaaatggcagaaacataaatttctatttctagaaacaaaaacggaattgaaggtgtttgatgagtcatgtttctggaagtcgatagtaaccagtaaaagaatggccacgagtcgtttccaaaAAGGCTAAACAAGtagggtcgtttcttgaaccataaataggtagaaatttcaatttctatttctgaaaacaagtgaaacgaaacagttttatcaaacgttttttgttccatttctgccatttctggacacagaaattataaaaatgcgtttcttgaaacgaaacgggcccttaatataagaaaagagagaaatttatatataataaaGCATAAGTACTGCCATGATATCTATGGGTTTTCATGTTTATCCATGTTCTTTGTAGgggtttgttttgatttttattgttcAATTTTTCTATTGTAATCAGGTTTTATTAATCAAGTTTAAGAGTTTTGCATGTGCATATAGATCATTAAAATAGTAGCTTCTTTGAATAATTCCTCAGATTGTTTGTACCTAACCTTCTTTACTATGTATTTGACCAAGTAAAGAATATCCACATTTGCTCCGTCTTGTGGTTCATCTAACTTTAGGTCTCTATTTCTTCTTGTTGGTACCTAGCTTTCTATAAATACACACCGGAGATAGCTAGAGAATCCAAAAACCGTTTGGTAATATCACacgataatttttttttttttgtgggggggcgAACAATGGGTATCCAGACCTTTGGCCTGATTAGTCCCGAGGTCCATACTGACCTCAAAAcagcatggatcgggtcataccggggcTAAAtaagaaccatttaactttcactgaaaacagtgaaaagcactaaacaccccgtgtgagtggctcaaggtgtgcctagtgggagtcgaattCAGGATGTCTAAATTTACGGCTCataccaagtttgttgctcaccaactacgctacccccttgggttcacACCACATTAGATACAAATTACAAGGTTCATCAAATAAGTTTCTTGATTTCAAgaatttctaataaaaaaaaccatACAGCAAGTACAAAATCACATTTCACACCTCACACCAAGACCAAAGCTTCTAATTAATTTCAATttgatgaattgaatttgaacaGAAAATGAAGTAATAAATGAGCTATTGGGTATAAATAATCAAGGCTCCAGAACCCTTGATTAATCATGCATCCTCATGTAATCAGCATAAAAACGAGGGTTGTTCTCTTCTGGATTGGCCATATATGCATATCCTCCATGGCTAGAGATGTCAAGCCCTGCAATTTCATCATCAACAGGTGTCCTCAGAAGCCTGAGCTTATGGAGACAATAAAAGAGGGGACCCATTGTGGCACTAACCCAACCAACAATCACCAAAACTTCAATCAATTGTGAACCAAGCAAACCCCAACCACCACCCATTAACAGACCATATGGTCGAACCACACCACTCTCCCCAGAGTCATAAGCTTGAATTACAAATTCCTGTTTGGCAAACAGACCTGTAAATATAAGTCCCCAAGCCCCACACCCTCCATGCAATTGGGTTGCCTCTAATGGATCATCAAACTTCAGTTTAAGGGCCAATATGTTGAGCCCAATCAAAACCAGAGCAGCAAAAAAACCGCAAACAATTGCGGCCCACGGTTCAACCACAGAACAACCCGATGTAATTGCAACAAACCCACCTAACACACCATTACATACATCCAATGCATCCCAATGACCGATTAGTAATCGCCGGGCAAATAAAGTGACAATCCCGGCCATCGAACCGGCTAGTGTAGTTGTTACCGCAGTCCTCCCGACACCGGTCCAATTTCCCTGATTGGTTGTGCTTGGGTAGGAAACAAGTATTTTATCGAACGAACCGGGgttgaaaccgaaccaaccaaACCACAACAAGAATGTCCCAAGTACCACAAGAGTGGCATTGTGGCCACGCATTGACACGGGCTTACCAAACGCATCAAATCGTCCAACTCGGGGCCCTTCAATCAATGCTCCCCACAACCCTGCAATTCCACCAACCAAGTGAACCACACCACTTCCGGCGAAGTCGATTGCGCCGGAGCCGAACACTAACCGGCTCGAACTCGGGCTTAACCAACCGGTAGATGACCAGACCCAGTGAGCCACAATCGGGTAAACAAACCCAgtaaggaagaaggagaaaataagATAAGAAGTGAACTGAGTCCGCTCAGCGATGGAGCCGCTCGTGATTCCGGCAACGGCAATGGCGAAAGCCCATTGGTAGAGGAAGAAGCTGTAGTCGTAGGTGTCGTTGGGGATGTCTTTGAGGGCGAAGAAGTGAGAGCCTATAAAGGGGTTTGAATCAGAGCCGGTGCCGAAGGCGAAAGCGAAACCGAAGAGGTAATAGGAGATGCTACCGACGACGGCGTCGACGACGTTGGTGAGCATTATGTTCATGGTGTTCTTAGCTCGGACTGAACCAGCACAGAGCATGGCGAAGCCAAGCTGCATGATGAAGACTAGGTAAGCTGAGAAGAGGAGATAAACGGTGTTGATTGAGTATGTGACGCTTTCTTCCCATGACACCGCCATGGttgtctgagagagagagagagagagaggaggaggaggaggaggaggaggaggaggaggaggaaagggGAGCCTCCGGCAGAGACTCCGTTAGTGGTGCTCAAGGAAGGAAAAAACTTAGCTCGATAACCAGATAGTAATAGGCTTGGAATGTACGTTGAATGGTAGTTGGCATGCCCGTGGCCACTGGTTAGTTGTGGATAACTTGATGGAAGTGTAAGAGAATCAAAACCTGGTCTAGCTTTCAACATGTTTTGCAAACCCGGCTCGATCGGTCAACAAAACATTCTTACTCAATGGTTTGGTGAGCAACGAGCTTCGTACGAGTCGTAAACTCAGATGTCCTAAGTTAAACTCCCACTAggtacaccttgggccactcacacgggggtatttagtgctcttcactgttttcagtgaaaattgaatggttctcattcaacccccgtatgacctggtccatgcggttgtggggtcagtataggcCCGCGGGTCTAGTCAGGCTGAAAGCCTAGACATCTGTcgatagcaaaaaaaaaaaatcaacagttCACCCATTCGGAAAAGGGTAttagtgtgccaaatattttaaaaccctagttcaACCCTAAGTTCTTTTAACTTGGCCCAAAACTCAGTTGGAATATCTCAATCCAAGTTCAGTCCAACCTAACCCTAATTTGATTGTGTTGTGCCGGCttaaccctgattgaccctatgATCCTATTAACCCCAAAATTTTGTCATTTCTAGATTGAGTTGGCTCTTCAAGGGGTTTAAGATGGCTTGGcttcttttttcctaaaaataaaaaataaagaaagaaaggaatgagTCAATGACAGCGGTGAGTAGACAATAGTGTTGGTGGATTTAAAAATAAGGAATGTGATTGGTGTGgattaattaagaaaataagGTGCGGATAGTATgtgtatatatttataatttattatttatatacatTATACATAATATCTATTTCTAGCACTTTTAAACTGAGCTTTAACTTCATTTATGAGTTATGACACCAGTTGGATTCAATTCGCTTGACCAAATTCTTTATAGTATTTGATATTGACATGGAGAATTGCTTATCAAGAAGCTTAAGACAACTCTTATTTCCCTTTTCGCCATGAAATAGGATGGTTGAAGCTTTATCTAAATTTAATTACTATAATTATTTTGGACTGCCCATATATTCATTTACTATAATTATTTCAGACAGCCCATGTATTATAATTAGTTGGGATTAGTTCTTTTCCCGTCGGCTTTGAAAAGATTGTAGCTTCTTTCATATCAATGTTTGAGGGAATTTTGCTtttaggaaatatttttttggtgtaAGTATATTCTCTATTGTGTATGTCGGCATGATTAGTTTtgcgggtccatactgaccccacaaccgcatgga
This portion of the Macadamia integrifolia cultivar HAES 741 unplaced genomic scaffold, SCU_Mint_v3 scaffold1102, whole genome shotgun sequence genome encodes:
- the LOC122062766 gene encoding ammonium transporter 1 member 3-like, yielding MAVSWEESVTYSINTVYLLFSAYLVFIMQLGFAMLCAGSVRAKNTMNIMLTNVVDAVVGSISYYLFGFAFAFGTGSDSNPFIGSHFFALKDIPNDTYDYSFFLYQWAFAIAVAGITSGSIAERTQFTSYLIFSFFLTGFVYPIVAHWVWSSTGWLSPSSSRLVFGSGAIDFAGSGVVHLVGGIAGLWGALIEGPRVGRFDAFGKPVSMRGHNATLVVLGTFLLWFGWFGFNPGSFDKILVSYPSTTNQGNWTGVGRTAVTTTLAGSMAGIVTLFARRLLIGHWDALDVCNGVLGGFVAITSGCSVVEPWAAIVCGFFAALVLIGLNILALKLKFDDPLEATQLHGGCGAWGLIFTGLFAKQEFVIQAYDSGESGVVRPYGLLMGGGWGLLGSQLIEVLVIVGWVSATMGPLFYCLHKLRLLRTPVDDEIAGLDISSHGGYAYMANPEENNPRFYADYMRMHD